The window TGGGAATCTGTCCCTCCTCCCTTCTTCGTTTTCCCAATATCGATAACCAGGTGATTTGTACCGCCACCacctgtgtgtgtttttttttttttttttttttaaacaaattcaatGTATATTTATGGGGATTGCTACATTAGCTTAGCGGGAATTGTTACCCTTTCACAGTTAGTTGTTTAAATGATTTACTATTTCAGTGTTGCTGTACTTAAATGTACGTACTCCTTTATGCTTGTACGCAAACGTACGGTAATAATTAAGTGAAGCATCTTTGTTAATCCGTAATGTGTAGGAAAGTGTAATTTGTACTTGTTATTAGGGATTTCTGCGCCCCTATTCTGTTGTCCCACACACGCGTGCAAGTTTTGTTATTCTTATTGAAGCTTATAAAGAGTTGTTTGCACGTCTATAAGTATTTGTTATTGAGaagtgcattaattaaatgtatcctgatataaattatttttgaatctCAGGTTTCTTGTGTGTTCACATTTAAATGCAGCTAAAATACATGATCCGTGCTGAATATTTAAATTCAGCTCCTCCCCGTTGCCCCTTGATATCTTGTCCTGGCAGTTGAAAGCCATGTCCAGGATCCGCTTAGTTCGGGCTTTGTAAAGGCTTTCAAAGTATAGGGAACACTGAAAACTAGTCGACGATAACTCGGAAAAGCTACGTAAACAGACTACGGTGCGTGTGCGAGATTCGTTCGGAAGCCAAAGTACGGAGGTTTAACTATACGTAGATAATTCCTGATAACATAAATATTTGGGGCGTACTATATTCGTGTCCACACAGGCGTACAGCGATTCCAGCCGAAACATACGAGGGAAATTGATGTAGTTTCCTTTTTATAACGGTAGAAACAATAGCTACTTCaaacattaagaaaaaaattcacaaatatctgtaattttacattaatatttctgatccatttacagaagaaaaaaaaattgttttctgtaaagtcggtttacggacgatagtttaacgtgacaacgtcataacaaaacattgatgaaatgatggcatacttttatgaataaaattaaattatttttattctaataataaaagaataaatacttgaaattaaactagtaatcagatttttaaaatgcaagaataataaattaacctttattgccgaaattgttgttgtaataagcaatgaaaaccacattaacttttcacttcactttataaacagtcgacgaaacagttcacgtgtagatgtaagttgtgtgctgccgctgtctttcttctcctcggacgcataggccaatcgagtggaagagagatagatgcggcgcaagggtacaatgagcgtaacgagacacagcgtaacggaacaatgtgcgttacgggacaccttttcgtgcgtgcaactggcgttcgtcgatttatcagacgttgtcacgtcaaaaattacatttGCGATACGGGGGCGGTGAGGTTGAAAGTGACTGAAACTACCTTACACATGTCATATCCTTGACATGACCCAACTACATGCCGTGTGTTACATTTTGGTTCCAGGTGGCTTCGCTGGAGCGAGAACTTCGACAGCTGAAGTCAGCGAGGATGATGCCTCGACTGTCGGCCGACAACTTCGTCCCGCCTTCGCTGCGCGATTTGGAAGGTTAGACGTCATCGCGCACAATCACCTCTTGCTTCAGAacacattcagtttttttttttttttaatcatagccAACTCCGTGAACGGCACATGACTACGGACTagaaaaatccgcgggttcattgacctccaagatggactccactatcctctgcaatACTCGGGCAGACGccgcctgttcattggccgctgactcgtgaggcgtctcaactgggtgactcGTGATCCGATTActctttgactgagggtctctaactggccaagagccctccagattaacagtgaaccagagCAGacgcagcacaaaggtataattaatataataataaatatttgtgcgCGTCTGGGTTGGTATACCAGTGGCGCTAAGCGACAGTATTCTTCACCCAACATGCTTCCAGTCAGCACGTGTTTCTTAAAACTACGGAAAGTAAGACGGCGTTGAGCACATATTAATTACACTTATTTCAAGTTAAAAATACGTCAACTGGCGCATCATTTCTCGCTCCAGAAGGAATTGAAGCAGCATCTGTCGGCAGTTGGTGCAATTATATCAAATccgtcattgctagagacctgaaaaattcgcgggttcatttcgtgttatgctaaaattcaaataattataccttagtgctgcttctgccattggttcactgttaatctggaggactgagggccaattagagaccctcactcatagaagtgtcgaatcacagacactcagtcgagacgactcgcaagtcaacagccaatgaacagttggcatttgcccgagtgtgtagaggatattggagtatatcctggaggtcattgaacccgcgaatttttccggtctctagtcattgctagagacctgccaaattcgcggatttctTTCGGCGATAgactataattcaaacacatatacctcttagataatttttctattggattactgttcatctggaccgaatctcaaccagttataaaccctcaaccaaagaaggatcgaatcacagacaaaccagctgaaacgacttgcaagtcggcagccaatgaacttgcgttatttgccccgagtgtacaagggggtatgtgcagtccatcctgaaggccatcgaaaccgcgaattttgcaggtcccttaGTCGTTGTATTTTCCGGTCCCTGTGAACGCACTGGAGCCTGACCCGTCCTCCCTGGCTTGTTCGAAGAGGAGGGCGCGCGGGAGACGTGGCCCCAGGAGGTCGCCGATGACGTCCCGGCTGATGGACCGCCCGTCGACGCCCGCTGCGCCGGAGCGCCTCTGGACCGCGAGCTGCCGCCGCGTCACCAGCTTCGCAGGTCGCAGCGGACCCAGGCACGTCTGCGTCTGCGTCCTAGCTCTcgctcggggacgcaccacaacgccgaaatgccaaaatgGACAACAACGCCTACAGCTAGAAAaattctgtgtaccacaacgccgaattaccacaacgccgaaatacactaacgccgttaaatgtcattgcaagactgccacaaaggttttaggttaggttagactaggttaggttaggctaggctaggctaggataggctagattaagttaggttaggtaaggtaaggttaggtttgattgtggtatttcggcgttaaggtacatttaagaaacacgcacaaattcattcagtttgttatttcggcgttgtggtacacagcagttttctagctgtcggcgttgtggtcaattttgacattcggcgttatggtatttcggcgttgtggtaacgatcccTCTCGCTCTACGGCATCTGGGCGGGAGCAATCACGTGGTTAAAAACTTAGGTCTACCTGTGAAGTAACATTAAAACTGAAATTAAGCTGTAGGTCATGTTGTATtatgaatgaaaacaaaaaatttcttttatatagtttttacaatCTAGACATTATACAGTGTGCATTTCaaggcaaaaaatattttaatcccgACTTTCGTTGATCCAGATAGGGGTCTGGTCACATCTAATTTGGATTAGtgggactctttttttttttttaatttatcaatagTTTAActgtatgtatttaaaaatgtattagtgGCTGATGTGTCTGGGATATCCCTGTCATCCCTTCacgtttgtttatttatattttgttttcctcTTGTGCTGGTGTTGTTTGACtgcttatttttgttttgttttttgttcgGAGCTAGTTTTGGACTGTGTCTGCTGCCTGGCGCTGGGTAAACAAATGAACGAATGTGTGAGGAGCAGCTATTTCTGGTCCGGCTCCAGCGAGAGGCTCGTGAATAATTGCGCGCGGCGGGAAAGTGTCGGCGAGCGTGGTGCCTGAGCGTCAGCGTGAGCGTGGTGCCCGAGAGCGAGTGTGAGTGTGGTGCCTGAGAGTGAGCGTGGTTCCTGGGCGTGAGCGTGTTGCCTGAGAGCGAGTGTGAGTGTGGTGCCCGAGTGTGAGCGTGGGCCTGGAGGTGAGCGTGAGCGTGGTGCCCGAGAGCGAGTGTGAGTGTGGTGCCTGAGAGTGAGCGTGGTTCCTGGGCGTGAGCGTGTTGCCTGAGAGCGAGTGTGAGTGTGGTGCCCGAGTGTGAGCGTGGGCCTGGAGGTGAGCGTGAGCGTGGTGCCCGAGAGCGAGTGTGAGTGTGGTGCCTGAGAGTGAGCGTGGTTCCTGGGCGTGAGCGTGTTGCCTGAGAGCGAGTGTGAGTGTGGTGCCCGAGTGTGAGCGTGGGCCTGGAGGTGAGCGTGAGCGTGGTGCCCGAGAGCGAGTGTGAGTGTGGTGCCTGAGAGTGAGCGTGGTTCCTGGGCGTGAGCGTGTTGCCTGAGAGCGAGTGTGAGTGTGGTGCCCGAGTGTGAGCGTGGGCCTGGAGGTGAGCGTGAGCGTGGTGCCCGAGAGCGAGTGTGAGTGTGGTGCCTGAGAGTGAGCGTGGTTCCTGGGCGTGAGCGTGTTGCCTGAGAGCGAGTGTGAGTGTGGTGCCCGAGTGTGAGCGTGGGCCTGGAGGTGAGCGTGAGCGTGGTGCCCGAGAGCGAGTGTGAGTGTGGTGCCTGAGAGTGAGCGTGGTTCCTGGGCGTGAGCGTGTTGCCTGAGAGCGAGTGTGAGTGTGGTGCCCGAGTGTGAGCGTGGGCCTGGAGGTGAGCGTGAGCGTGGTGCCCGAGAGCGAGTGTGAGTTTGATGCCCGAGTGTGAGCGTGGGCCTGGAGGTGAGCGTGAGCGTGGTGCCTGAGAGCGAGTGTGAGTGTGGTGCCCGAGAGTGAGCGTGATGCCCGAGAGTGAGCGTGGTTCCTGAGAGTGAGCATGAGCGTGGTGCGGTGTTCCAGCTGGTGACGCGGCCGCCGGAGCAGGCGCCTGGAGCCGCCGGCTGGAGCCGGGTGCGTCACGCGCTCAGTGAGtatctgccctctgccctctgacCTTCATGTCGTCTGGGTGGAGGTGCCGCCCTGACTTAGAAACACGCGTCATTtatcactagggactggaaaaattcgtggtttcgatgacctctatgatagactccacgatcctctatgtacgccgGATAATTGCACCagtctcattggctactgactcgtgacacctgctaaactgggatgcttgtgattcgatacttcttacgttgagggtcattcattggctcacagtccttcaggtaaacttgtgttccaatcactgaagcggcaataagttacccGCACTTGGATTctaccctatcgcgaaatgaaaccgcgaatttttccagtctctacttataaacGCACAACATAGAGAATTCTATGTTATGCATGTTCTAAGTTGCGTGATTCTATAGTTACGACGATTCTAACTTACGTGGTTTcacattgtgtgtttctaagtcacgtgTTTCTCAGTTATGACATTTGTTAGCTGCGATATATCCAAATTGTGTACTTCTACGTTATGATGTCTCTAAGTGATTTGtgccagttctaagttgtgatcattggaagttatgatttttctaAGTtaggtttctaagttgtgtgtttctacataAATTAGTGTTTTTTAAGTTAAgattgttctaagttgtgtgttaaTAGTTGTGTGTGGATTCACCCCCACTCCTCcggggtagggactggaaaaattagcgttTGCAATgccctctaggatatactccaaaGTCATCTGCACACCTGTTAGACATTTTCACCGACAggactgtgattcgacatttctaaccattattactttttttttttagttatacttctttaggcgcgttatgaaaaaattatgagtgaatttttctcatgatgaaacaaaaggatacatacaaataaaaattatatatgtgttttgattatatactttagtgattaatattgaatactggtccatatcattaaaaatattaattattttgaatattagtgatataaattgtgtttataaactttttcaagtgtacctatttatataagtgagctTATGTTTCCGCTTGTATAATTGATTTGCATTACAATTTataagttattacattattatttagtgaataataaatattaattatttaaaataaacattcagcatagtTTTTGATTttcatcattaattaaaatttttctctcatattttattaagtaaaataatgaattattattattttgtcatCCACACTCGTGATCTCTGTGTACAGCCTCATCCGCAATGTTCCAATCTAGccataaccataatttttttttaggaagaaATCTTTTCAAAATGGTATCATAGAAGTTGAGACCTTATTTTCGCGGAAACCACGTTCTCGGTTGATGGCTATGTAATAATATAAGGAgcatcactgccgagtttcaaaTCTGTAGGATATATAGGATATAGGTTACatgaaaaactgtaaaaaatttttctataacgcccccacaacccccccccccccccccccccttcttcttcCCATTGGGAGCTGATTTACCTTAGAATCCGTTCTTGGCTGAAAGAAAGAGTGTTCgcatattcgccaaggacgcggctacaacccagaagccaagctaattcagacaatggccgcgaaagcctgcgaacattattaaggaATTTACGTGCAAAATTTCAAGACCGCAGGCGTTACACAGTTCCGGAGAATTCGCGATGGgtgtcagtgagtcagtgagcTGCACTGAcagcgtcttataaatcgacgaacgccggctgcacgcacgaaaaaaaattgtcacgttccgcccgagccgagcgtgcaaataaaccggccaaaccaccgtgcgagaaaaaaatcttctataatatcaagaacaggttaaggtgggcttttatttttaactaaattgttcgtgattatatttaaacaaattatttaaattaaatttgcaaaaaaaaaaactgtgaataatatttgaaaagcAAATTTaacagtatgcaatttttcatcaatgttttcttatgacgttatcacgtgaaattatcgtccgtgaaccgactttacagacaaacacccccccccccccctttttttttgtactgtctaGGACCGTGTGAATGTCGGACCGCCACGCGCCGTACTGCGGGTGTGGGAGTCtcctgggtgggggggggggggcagggtcgAATGGCCAATCCCGTCATCTCCTGCACCACACGCTAGTCAGCGGGGCTTGATTGATGGCGCCTCCCCGCGGGGTAGCGCGGATGATGGGGGAGAGAGGGGTGGGGGACAGCAGAGTTCAAtttacgctcgttccggggcctgTCAGCCGGTCCGGAGAGTTGATCGAGTCGCCGGTTGACGTCACGCGAGAGGCGACAGTTCCGGGGAAAACAATTATTATGAATTCAAAGTGTAGCCCATTTTATTAACGCGAAATGAAAAATTTTGATACAACAAGGAAATCAATTTGTTTCAACGGACACTCGTCTCAGAGGTATAATTTTacacattgttaaaaattttaacgtCTTAGAAACACAAGCATAAAATAACTTGATTTCAACTGCTTTACAAGTTCCATTATCTTCAAAACTACGATTTTTTGTTGGCTGAGAGCAATCTTGCTTTAAGTTTCGTtagaatagagaccggaaaaattcgcgggttcaatgaccttcaggatagactctactacactctacacactcgggcaaatgccacctgttcattggctacttgctgacttgtgagtcgtctcgactgggtggcctgtgattcgacacttctatgagcgagggtctctaactggccctcatttatccagataaacagtgaaccagtggtagaagcagcactaaggtatataattattttaattgtagcatatcacgaaatgaatgcgtgaattttgcaggtctctaagtatCAAACATGGCAGAAACTCCATCACGTGGGATGaagacacgattttttttttcaccagtgagaaacgtgacggacgtttccTCGGAGTGCTCCAGCCAACAGTATCATCGCTCTGGCGTCTCTCGTTCACTCGCCCGCCTCTCGGGGAATTCAACAATGGAAATGTTTATttctgaagtgaaaacttctataggaaggtttggatagggagtaaattcatgtaagtcgtcatagAAATGGTCAcatgacgtgttaattttttttatatatatttcaagaataaaacttaatttattatatttttaaagattcaCGTTTttgattttatctttattttccagcatggaaattttaacgttattctGTGGTACATAAAGCTagttttggatattttttagtaggtagttaagttgaggttatgtttttttcttttgtttatttatttacgatgtgaatttcttcaaaagtcaggttattgatttattagagataatggtgattatttgtagatttaagttattaatttttttattctttcaatgaaaaaacttcatttcttctagttttaaagttattattggtaggggcaaaacttatgggttcgcgtcaccgacatgctagtgatataacagcaaaatcattttcttgcgtacatttgacgtagaaatgatttcatattacacatttaaaaacaaaattttaagtcttcaattctgtcgacagtccccataactgacttttattttttattattttttaacggcGAAACAAGTACCTACATATCTAGTTGTtgtgaaagaaatatttttatctgGATAATTTTCGATTCATGCACACCAAAAGTATTTTCTTAAACTACTAAACATGTGAAATGTTTTGGGAACGCTGCTTTATTTGGTCAGCCAGAATTTTATCATCcaacaaaatatctgtttttaatGCGCTATAACTATATGCTTTTCCACATATTAGCAAAGCAAACATGCCTTCTTTTTTCCCCCAGCAAGGCTGCGTGTTCAAACAGGCAAACGCCTTTATAGCTCTCCGATGACTAAATTAAAATCGAGCGAGAAACAAGGAAAGGTAAATTAGCTCTATTGCGCTTTGCGGTTGACAAGTAAAATTACATGTACAGAACACATAAAACCATCCATGGTTAGCTtttacccctccccccttcatataattaaaaagtcAATTACGTACGGAATTTCAGAGAAGGGATATCATACGTATTTAACTAATTCTTGGCTTGTTTCCTgtaatgctgatttttttttttaattttcaagccTGGTATCTTTTTGACGAAataaaaatgctaaaaaattgaATATGTTCACCATTTATGACCTTAttgcattacaattttttttaaaacaactgtgtcgctacaaaatagtattcgcagtactactgggttccgattcttacctgggcatttaggctaggtgttgtcccagtacctccaatagttaaagttatttgtaaaccgttctctgaatagtatagctttccggtattagctgcgcacattaattagcaaaataaaacaaaattaagtcgtATTATCTAATATCACATTATATCGTAAGAGTGACATGAGTGGGAGAGTGATAAGAGAATGGATGAGTGATAGAAGTGAGAGTGATATGAGGAGCAGGAGTGCGTAAGGATGAAGAGGAGAGTTTAAGGGGTAAGAGGATAGTGATATGAGAGTTATAGGAAGAGCGGGAGAGTGATAGGGGAAGGAGGAGTGTGTAAGGGGGAAGAGGAGAGTGGAAGGGGTAAGAGGAGAGTGATAGGAGAGTGATAGGAGGAGCGGGAGATTGATAGGAGGAGCGGGAGAGTGATAGGGTATGGAGGAGTGTGTAAGGGGGAACAGGAGAGTGGAAGGGGTAAGAGGAGAGTGATAGGAGATAGATAGGAGGAGCGGGAGAGTGATAGGGGAAGGAGGAGTGTGCAAGAGGGAAGAGGAGAGTGGAAGGGGTAAGAGGAGATTGGAAGGGGTAAGAGGAGAGCGataggaggagcgggagcgggagGGACTGAAGGTCGCCGCCAAGGCCACGGGAGTCTCGAGTTAGTGTTCACCCCGTGCCCCCCACAGAGGCGTTAAAGCCCCTGGAACAAGTGGTCCGGGTGTTCGCAACTCGGCGGTCCCGAGGGAAGACTTCAGGGAACACGCCTCgctgggggagggggaaggagggtggGGGGACACACTTCGGCGGTCGCTTTGATGCGGGCCAGCTCGTCCCTGGCTGGCTGGGTCGGCTTAGGCCCTTGTGCTGGGCCTTCTAGTTGGCTGCCGGTCCCACCAGTCGAGAAAACACGTAGTAAAGCTCTAACCAGCTGCGTGAACACAGACGAaaacaatgaaaaataattttcttaacatatAACAAATAATTTGCTCAGACAAAAGGACAGTTTCATTTACGGCTACGTTATTTGCTGTTGAAAAGAATtactatttcgaaaaaaaaatgggggggggggaggaacaaataaaatttacttctAGAAAGTGAACTTGTCGTAATAAGTCAAATGAAAAGTTTAAACTACATACGTGTACTCTAGCCTGAAGTATGTTCACAAATCGAAAATGAGGCGTGGCATGTTATGTATCAGCGACatttgcaaaataataataataataataataataataataatagtttctCAATGAGCTGCAGTGGAAACCAGAAATGGCAAATGttcatgaaaatgttttaaatatgtaaatcttCTCAACTACAcgaatatatagagaccggaaaaattcgcgggttcaatgacctccaggatagactccaatatcctctacacactcgggaaatgccaactgttcattggctgctgacttgtgagtcgtcacgactgggtggtctgtgattcgacacttctatgagtgaaggtctctaattggcccctcagtcctccagattaacagtggaccaatgacagaatcagcactgaggtataattatttgaatgttagcataacacgaaatgagcccgcgaatttttcaggtatctactAATATGTAGTCAAGGTCATCGTCCGAGCCAAGTGTCGTCTCTGCTCGGGGCCTGAGGAGGAACTGCAGAGTCCGGAGTCCAGGGCCGCCAGGTCAGGgttgtgcttctagcgcggtgtctcctctggactggcgcgcagtcttctcgtcgtgcacaggacaactgtgagatctgagcggcaaccaccaagcgcggctccagaggaagggcgcaggggggcgatagccccttccgagcccaaatattacttcttatttctttgtagtggaatataaatgttaacttaaatactcccgttaatgtgctaaactcttctttcaatcataatttgtacgacaatactaaatttcagtatttgagaccataaatgttttgtgaatatcccaaaggcaatgtcatgattattaactgcatcctcctgtgagAGCCCTGGCCGataggtcttcctggagccgccattggcaatcacaacattatatggcggagaaatgatgatGCAGGTGTGACGCAAGCCCTTCGAGTACTATAGAGACTAAGCACACGGGAGTTTCACGCCTAAAGATTATCCTGAAAACACGCaaaattttaaccattttttcACACTCTTCTAGAAATCCCCGGTTGCAAAACGGACCCCCGGAGACAGAAACTACTCGTTCGCATTTAGCGTATTCTTTGGATGATTATCCGGTCGAGTCTATTCACGCTCCTGATGACATGAGAACCTCCCTCCGTCATCCAGAGCCTGCATCCTGGCCGTGCTACTCGCgagcacagaacaaggagggaaataaagaagtgcgactcttacagtggaaacttaaaccatgtgtcgctatctgttgggcgggcccataactaccagcaaataaaaaatcgtaaTAGAggttcttatacaaatttttttagttagtaaatcgatgcgaaaatacttaatgctgttatgtaataaaccgtcatgtaatagataaaggagtaggaggtgcaaaaactcattgtattacacaccacaaaattagtggctacctaaatagagtgaattttcactggtttgtttgcctgataatagcttatacattacttctccaaataaatttatgtagttatgtcagctatatattatgaaaactactatctagcggacgggcccatgactacttcaaaaaactaggtctcagtctcggtaattataGTTTCTCCCCCATGCTCGCGAGGAAGGAACTAGATATCGGCGAGTGGCTGTGGCTGGCAAGggtggaggggaaggggggggggtgtcgcaCGTGACGCACAACCCCTTCcattccccccctcctcccgaACCAACCCCGctgtttaatatttaataattatccgCTCGCAACAACCGAGTTATTTATTCGCGCGGCGCAAAAGTCGCTAGTCATCTGACTAATTACGATTTCATTCCCGGCTTCCATGTCCAGCTGCTGTCGAGGCAGTTTGCGCCATTCATTCTTCACCATTTTGTGCTCTAGACTATAAAAATTGAtaacaaatgtgtgtgtgtgtatatatatatatacgtgtatatatatatatatagaaatatatatatatagaacgcTGTATCAGCAAAATAATTAGGCACTCGATGCAAATAAAAATGTGGATGATGACCATTACCACTCgaatgttacttttttttcaataatatagAAAGTCCAAATGATTAGTTAAATGTCCCATTTTACATTCCTAAGCTACGGAGAAGTCAATTTATGAAGAAATTGTTGATCAATAATTCTGTCCAAAACACGCGTTACGGTGTTCGCAGTTGAGCGGTTATCGACGTCATCAAATAAGCTCATAGCTTAGTCGGAGTTTTATTGCAAAGAGTTTTTGATTGTTTCTTGATTTATTTGTTTCTTCTTTTGGAGTTTTAAGTATCGGTAACACACAACGACCAAGGCAGATACAGGTATGGAAATACAATTTCTAAtcgaacaaagttctacaaccactgcaAACCTTGTCTCAGAAGTAAAattgtttagtaaaaataatttagggTAACGCCATTATTTCTCATAATGTTTTGGTCATGCAGAAGATTAATGTAGTTTTTTAAGGCTAATTATTAATCTACGTATCAACAGTAACGAAAACCGTCGCCTTCTTGTACCACCCTataattagagaccagaaaaattcgcagattcatttcgcgatagtctgaaattcatacacatatgcatttaagctgcttttgcttttggctcactgttcgtctgggtgactctgggccaatgagaaaccctcaaccaaagaagtaacgaatcacgggcaaaccagttgagacgactcacaagtcagcagccaacgaactggcgttatttgcccgagtgtacagaggaatgtGTAGACTATCccgaaggtcatcgaaaccgcgaatttttcaggtccctacctaTAATGCACCGTTTATgtgagaaattaaaataaaatttagaaggAACTGCTTTGACGTCTGACATATTTGCACCACTCACAACACTCAGCTCTAAACAGCTGCCTAGAATCAGAAGCACTGTTTGTTAAGTGGTGTACATTCAAATGGAGGCATTTCTGAGAAAACATTGAACCAATAATCAAACCAAAACAACTGCAgacgtaacttataaacacataaACGTGAATGCTAAACAAACCACATGTGC of the Bacillus rossius redtenbacheri isolate Brsri chromosome 10, Brsri_v3, whole genome shotgun sequence genome contains:
- the LOC134536348 gene encoding uncharacterized protein LOC134536348, coding for MGVLVVAACWALALGFVDTGGSLAVDILPAPVERRHSHSHSHSHSHRPVASLERELRQLKSARMMPRLSADNFVPPSLRDLEEEGARETWPQEVADDVPADGPPVDARCAGAPLDRELPPRHQLRRSQRTQREARE